In one Sphingomonas hankookensis genomic region, the following are encoded:
- a CDS encoding TetR/AcrR family transcriptional regulator — MDIETIMAKARAPQQGRSKASFERMLTTAEELMKQRGSDEFTLNEVAKHGKVSIGSIYCRFDSKEDLVHVVQLRVLERVDTDMLAAIAGVQERGGDLIDMVHDLVDSIADVLRRYAEVMRPLMLRASGDPVIASIGKRSYSRTSEAVIDALLTCEKEIRHPDPRHAADAGFRIVYAAIARYLGFGSSLDAAGEGDWNQLKNDLGDMLAAYLRTAPKGSHGAA, encoded by the coding sequence ATGGATATCGAAACGATCATGGCGAAGGCGCGCGCGCCGCAGCAGGGGCGCAGCAAGGCCAGCTTCGAGCGGATGCTGACGACCGCCGAGGAACTGATGAAGCAGCGCGGATCGGACGAATTCACGCTGAACGAGGTGGCGAAGCACGGGAAGGTTTCGATCGGATCGATCTATTGCCGGTTCGACAGCAAGGAGGACCTGGTCCATGTCGTGCAGCTGCGCGTGCTGGAGCGAGTCGATACCGACATGCTGGCGGCGATCGCGGGGGTGCAGGAACGCGGCGGCGACCTGATCGACATGGTGCACGACCTGGTCGATTCGATCGCGGACGTGCTGCGCCGCTATGCCGAGGTGATGCGTCCGCTGATGCTGCGCGCGAGCGGCGATCCGGTCATCGCCTCGATCGGCAAGCGCAGCTATTCGCGGACCAGCGAGGCGGTGATCGACGCGCTGCTGACGTGCGAGAAGGAAATCCGCCACCCCGATCCGCGCCATGCCGCCGATGCCGGTTTCCGCATCGTCTATGCCGCGATCGCTCGCTATCTGGGGTTCGGTTCGTCGCTCGACGCGGCGGGCGAAGGCGACTGGAATCAGTTAAAGAACGACCTCGGCGACATGCTCGCCGCCTATTTGCGCACCGCGCCGAAGGGAAGCCACGGGGCCGCTTGA
- a CDS encoding MFS transporter, translating into MREDLPLASPPLRRSAKLAYGLGDFGFGLSWNMVGAFLLFFYTDVALLPAAAVGTLLLVSRLADAAIDPVIGVLVDRTRGRSGRARPWFKWGAIPFGLLCAATFWMPPLGENGRLLWAIATFAALGILFSAINIPYGALLPMMTNRNGERLTLGSLRAAGTAISVIVATAATMPLVGALGGGDQRLGFLIVGGLFGLITTVTTLNLLRCPEQVHAVEPPVAQAIWPQVRAMLGNRAWNTVFLFALLNFVRFGAVLAITPFFAINVLGKPWMISILLPAVSGTLLIGSVIAPPYFKRLGMRRGNLIALLAALPLFAALPLVEGSTAGFLTLYLLGSVLLSITMTAIFAMAAEAIEYHEQLTGTRNEGLLSSGISLSTKIGMAVGGALVAFGLASIGYVPGKGGGEVVTGLRWLYYAPIVACLVAQMVVIARYPAIARPA; encoded by the coding sequence ATGCGGGAAGACCTTCCGCTTGCTTCGCCGCCGCTGCGGCGATCGGCCAAGCTCGCTTACGGGCTGGGCGACTTCGGGTTCGGCCTGTCGTGGAACATGGTGGGCGCGTTCCTGCTGTTCTTCTACACCGATGTCGCGCTGCTGCCGGCGGCGGCGGTCGGCACGTTGCTGCTGGTGTCGCGACTGGCCGATGCCGCGATCGATCCGGTGATCGGGGTGCTGGTCGACCGGACGCGTGGGCGCAGCGGACGGGCGCGGCCGTGGTTCAAATGGGGCGCGATCCCATTCGGGCTGCTGTGCGCCGCGACCTTCTGGATGCCGCCGCTGGGCGAGAATGGCCGGCTGCTCTGGGCGATCGCGACCTTCGCCGCGCTCGGCATCCTGTTTTCGGCGATCAACATTCCCTATGGCGCGCTGCTGCCGATGATGACCAACCGCAATGGCGAGCGGCTGACGCTCGGCAGCCTGCGCGCCGCCGGCACCGCGATCTCGGTCATCGTCGCCACCGCCGCGACCATGCCGCTGGTGGGAGCACTGGGGGGTGGCGATCAGCGGCTGGGGTTCCTGATCGTCGGCGGGCTGTTCGGCCTGATCACCACCGTGACGACGCTCAACCTGCTGCGCTGTCCCGAACAGGTCCATGCCGTCGAACCGCCGGTCGCCCAGGCGATCTGGCCGCAGGTGCGCGCGATGCTGGGCAACCGGGCGTGGAACACCGTGTTCCTGTTCGCGCTGCTCAATTTCGTCCGGTTCGGCGCGGTGCTGGCGATCACGCCGTTCTTCGCGATCAACGTACTGGGCAAGCCGTGGATGATCTCGATCCTGCTGCCGGCGGTATCGGGCACGCTGTTGATCGGATCGGTCATCGCCCCGCCCTATTTCAAGCGGCTGGGGATGCGGCGCGGCAACCTGATCGCGCTGCTGGCGGCATTGCCGCTGTTCGCCGCGCTGCCGCTGGTCGAAGGATCGACCGCCGGGTTCCTGACGCTCTACCTGCTGGGATCGGTGCTGCTGAGCATCACCATGACCGCGATCTTTGCGATGGCGGCGGAGGCGATCGAATATCACGAACAGCTGACCGGCACGCGCAACGAAGGGCTGCTGTCGTCGGGCATCAGCCTGTCGACCAAGATCGGCATGGCGGTCGGCGGTGCGCTGGTCGCGTTCGGCCTGGCAAGCATCGGCTATGTGCCCGGCAAGGGCGGCGGCGAGGTCGTAACCGGGCTGCGGTGGCTGTATTATGCGCCGATCGTAGCGTGTCTGGTTGCGCAGATGGTGGTGATCGCACGCTATCCGGCGATCGCGCGGCCGGCGTGA
- a CDS encoding gluconate 2-dehydrogenase subunit 3 family protein: MRSVMAEKGWTRRETLGGAALFALAVGIPVAAIRMDDAAEGVTDRQRLMLRHVAQTVIPRTATPGAGDIGAHDFVILGLAHGLDGTRAPAAGAALPATMARHLRQDGTLDYLDWLEWQLDSRAQGDFLAATPARRQAAVGAIDAEAFAQADRDAPESPWKKLKALILTAYYTSETGGSRELQYELVPGKWEPDLPFVPGSRAWSSDWTAVEFS; this comes from the coding sequence ATGAGGAGCGTCATGGCCGAAAAGGGCTGGACCCGGCGCGAGACGCTGGGCGGTGCCGCGCTGTTCGCGCTGGCGGTGGGGATACCCGTTGCCGCGATACGGATGGACGATGCGGCGGAAGGGGTGACCGATCGCCAGCGCCTGATGCTGCGCCACGTCGCGCAGACCGTCATCCCGCGCACCGCGACGCCCGGCGCCGGCGATATCGGTGCACATGACTTCGTAATTCTCGGCCTCGCGCACGGCCTCGACGGGACGCGGGCACCGGCGGCGGGGGCGGCGTTGCCCGCGACCATGGCGCGCCACCTGCGGCAGGACGGCACGCTCGACTATCTCGACTGGCTCGAATGGCAGCTCGACTCGCGCGCGCAGGGCGACTTCCTGGCCGCCACCCCTGCCCGGCGGCAGGCGGCGGTCGGTGCGATCGATGCGGAAGCCTTTGCACAGGCCGATCGCGATGCGCCCGAATCGCCGTGGAAGAAGCTGAAGGCGCTGATCCTCACCGCCTATTACACGTCGGAAACCGGCGGCTCGCGCGAGCTGCAATATGAGCTGGTCCCCGGGAAATGGGAACCGGACCTCCCCTTTGTTCCCGGCAGTCGCGCATGGTCGAGCGACTGGACCGCGGTGGAGTTCAGCTGA
- a CDS encoding LLM class flavin-dependent oxidoreductase, whose amino-acid sequence MRFSVFLNARSMAPEQDRALIHNLTSHAERAAALGFDALFLPDHHFNGYMPIASDSYMFAAYLAAKFPHMHFGFSVTSVPLHHPVRFVERINILDQLTDGKLLVGVGSGTTPEEMIGFGVDYRDAGAISEKNLAIAEQLWAKTMDDPAVEIDNGPHQGRVLQRIAPAAYSEGHARLMPVAMKESSARRAAENAWPAFIPAFTPPKIGGTEPMTHVAKFFGIYRTMLEEAGHSADKIARALDWTTHTYQLVHVADSDEQARDEMMAILRAYQDAIEREAEFNARAESNDANKKTDRTPNALTEDWIGTWCLYGSPETVIEHLKPYEELGIGNILCGTTTGPLTDERLRLGDQTLRLLSEKVMPAFRKA is encoded by the coding sequence ATGCGTTTCTCGGTGTTCCTCAATGCACGTTCGATGGCGCCGGAGCAGGACCGGGCGCTGATACACAACCTGACCAGCCACGCCGAACGCGCCGCCGCGCTGGGTTTCGACGCGCTGTTCCTGCCGGACCATCACTTCAACGGCTATATGCCGATCGCCAGCGACAGCTACATGTTCGCGGCGTATCTGGCGGCGAAATTCCCGCACATGCATTTCGGCTTTTCCGTGACCTCGGTGCCGCTCCACCATCCGGTCCGCTTCGTCGAGCGTATCAACATCCTCGACCAGCTGACCGACGGCAAGCTGCTGGTCGGCGTCGGATCGGGCACCACGCCCGAGGAGATGATCGGCTTCGGCGTCGATTACCGCGATGCCGGCGCGATTTCCGAAAAGAACCTGGCCATCGCCGAACAGCTCTGGGCCAAGACGATGGACGACCCGGCGGTCGAAATCGACAACGGCCCGCACCAGGGCCGCGTCCTGCAACGCATCGCGCCGGCCGCCTATAGCGAGGGCCATGCCCGGCTGATGCCGGTGGCGATGAAGGAATCGAGCGCCCGGCGCGCCGCCGAGAACGCATGGCCGGCGTTCATCCCCGCCTTTACCCCGCCCAAGATCGGCGGGACCGAGCCGATGACCCATGTCGCCAAATTCTTCGGCATCTATCGCACGATGCTGGAGGAGGCGGGGCATAGCGCCGACAAGATTGCCCGCGCGCTCGACTGGACGACGCACACCTATCAGCTGGTTCATGTCGCCGACAGCGACGAACAGGCCCGCGACGAGATGATGGCGATCCTGCGCGCCTATCAGGACGCGATCGAGCGTGAAGCGGAATTCAACGCCCGCGCCGAATCGAACGACGCGAACAAGAAGACCGACCGGACACCCAACGCGCTGACCGAGGACTGGATCGGTACCTGGTGCCTGTACGGATCGCCCGAAACGGTGATCGAGCACCTCAAGCCCTACGAAGAACTCGGCATCGGCAACATCCTGTGCGGCACGACCACCGGACCGCTGACCGACGAACGGCTGCGGCTGGGCGACCAGACGCTCCGGCTGCTGTCGGAAAAGGTAATGCCCGCGTTCAGGAAGGCGTAA
- a CDS encoding GMC oxidoreductase has protein sequence MSDALFDAIVIGSGITGGWAAKELTEAGLKVLMLERGAMIEHGAGYVNETKAPWDLEFRGLGDAALYETDYAFQRKNRHFTEFTQDRFVNDRENPYTTDGDTQFNWWRSHGLGGRSLSWGRQCYRWSDYDFDANRRDGHGTDWPIRYADIAPWYDKVEEFVGVAGMAEGLPQLPDGRFLPPMALNPVEQHVRSVIGERWPGRRLTVGRNANLTEARPDQGRAACQYRSICPRGCSYGAYFSTQSSTLPAAQKTGNLTLITDAAVEAIEHDPATGRATGVRFIDTKSGERKRATARIVFLNAGSFNSVGVLLRSATEANPNGLANSSGVLGTHIMDHAQTVAGIAIMPGFEDHTYFGNRPTGVVIPRFRNLGTIDGNGHTRGFSYQGGAFRAAWTRGKRDAGIGADYKNGLREPGPWRMVLVAFADSIPRATNRITLDPTVKDSIGLPALRIAFEHGAEERAALADAKAEAAAMLTAAGGHVIMGLDQPSPGGSAIHEMGGARMGHDPRTSVLNKWSQAHDVANLFVTDGAQMSSSACQNPSLTYMALTARACATAVSMLKEGAL, from the coding sequence ATGAGCGATGCATTGTTCGACGCGATCGTGATCGGGTCGGGAATTACCGGCGGCTGGGCGGCCAAGGAGCTGACCGAGGCGGGGCTGAAGGTCCTGATGCTCGAACGCGGGGCGATGATCGAACATGGCGCGGGCTATGTGAACGAGACGAAGGCGCCGTGGGATCTGGAGTTCCGGGGACTGGGCGACGCCGCGCTGTACGAGACCGACTATGCGTTCCAGCGCAAGAACCGGCATTTCACCGAATTCACCCAGGACCGCTTCGTCAACGACCGCGAGAACCCGTACACGACCGACGGCGATACCCAGTTCAACTGGTGGCGCAGCCACGGCTTGGGCGGACGATCGCTGTCCTGGGGGCGGCAATGCTATCGCTGGTCGGATTACGACTTCGACGCCAATCGCCGCGACGGGCACGGCACCGACTGGCCGATCCGCTATGCCGATATTGCGCCGTGGTATGACAAGGTCGAGGAGTTCGTCGGCGTGGCGGGCATGGCGGAGGGGCTGCCGCAGCTGCCCGATGGCCGCTTCCTGCCACCGATGGCGCTGAACCCGGTCGAGCAACATGTGCGATCGGTGATCGGTGAGCGCTGGCCCGGACGGCGGCTGACGGTCGGGCGCAACGCGAACCTGACCGAGGCCAGGCCCGATCAAGGTCGCGCGGCGTGCCAATATCGCTCGATCTGCCCGCGCGGCTGTTCCTATGGCGCCTATTTCTCGACGCAGAGTTCGACGCTGCCGGCGGCGCAGAAGACCGGCAACCTGACGCTGATCACCGATGCGGCGGTCGAGGCGATCGAGCATGACCCCGCCACCGGCCGCGCGACCGGCGTGCGCTTCATCGATACCAAGAGCGGCGAGCGCAAACGGGCGACGGCACGAATCGTGTTCCTGAATGCGGGATCATTCAACAGCGTCGGCGTGCTGCTGCGCTCGGCGACCGAAGCCAACCCGAACGGCCTCGCCAATTCGAGCGGCGTGCTCGGCACCCATATCATGGACCATGCGCAAACCGTTGCCGGCATCGCGATCATGCCGGGGTTCGAGGACCATACCTATTTCGGCAACCGCCCGACCGGCGTCGTCATCCCCCGCTTCCGCAACCTCGGCACCATCGACGGCAACGGACACACGCGCGGCTTTTCCTATCAGGGTGGCGCGTTCCGCGCGGCATGGACGCGGGGCAAGCGCGATGCCGGGATCGGCGCGGACTACAAGAACGGCCTGCGCGAGCCGGGTCCGTGGCGGATGGTGCTGGTCGCCTTTGCCGATTCGATCCCGCGCGCGACCAACCGCATCACGCTCGACCCGACGGTGAAGGATTCGATCGGCCTGCCCGCGCTGCGCATCGCGTTCGAACATGGCGCGGAGGAACGCGCCGCGCTGGCCGATGCGAAGGCGGAAGCCGCGGCGATGCTGACCGCAGCCGGCGGCCATGTGATCATGGGCCTCGACCAGCCCAGCCCCGGCGGTTCCGCGATTCACGAGATGGGCGGCGCGCGGATGGGCCATGATCCCCGCACCAGCGTGCTGAACAAGTGGAGCCAGGCGCACGACGTCGCCAACCTGTTCGTCACCGACGGCGCGCAGATGTCGTCCTCGGCCTGCCAGAACCCGTCGCTGACCTACATGGCGCTGACGGCGCGCGCCTGTGCGACGGCGGTGTCGATGCTGAAGGAAGGCGCGCTCTGA
- a CDS encoding C-glycoside deglycosidase beta subunit domain-containing protein, with protein sequence MFDNKMIVDDSLKATDDGFSIEARLPYYRGLGVSMIENVAVSVDGEPVPRDDITVTLRGRTWTLDQMESEYGDRWNFGEKAVVGVKRSGGLTPGDHRIELAETMRISYLPFVPTTKDAKTLTLR encoded by the coding sequence ATGTTCGATAACAAGATGATCGTGGACGACAGCCTGAAGGCGACCGACGACGGCTTCAGCATCGAGGCGCGGCTTCCCTATTATCGCGGCCTCGGCGTCTCGATGATCGAGAATGTCGCGGTCAGCGTCGATGGCGAACCGGTGCCGCGCGACGACATCACCGTGACCCTGCGCGGCCGGACCTGGACGCTCGACCAGATGGAGAGCGAATATGGCGACCGCTGGAACTTCGGCGAGAAGGCCGTGGTCGGCGTGAAGCGCAGCGGCGGACTGACGCCCGGTGACCATCGCATCGAGCTGGCCGAGACGATGCGGATCTCCTACCTGCCGTTCGTGCCGACGACCAAGGATGCGAAGACGCTGACGCTGCGCTGA
- a CDS encoding MFS transporter, whose translation MTADTGQMGLRRPGIGQGLTVIIAGFLPILAIVSLFPAVPSIIDHFAAEPTAAWKVPAMVSAPGLTIAIFALFAGILVDRFGRRKLLLAATLLFGVFGTAPFFLNDLNAIYASRLLLGIAEAAILTTMNTLIGDYWDEKGRRNWLTLQGLAGPFLASGVILASGFLTGLRWNGIFLIYLIAFPTFLAAAKFLYEPTSDATARKMLGIGAEPARSPFPAASVAIIGAVTLFASALYYVFIINGGMAFREVGIQSSQELSKLTFIPSLFVMVGSAIFWATGRARPVVQLGIFLSLIGGGLAMIGLAPDWRWMVAGLVVQQTGAGMAVPTLIAWAQTKLPFEHRGRGMGVWTACFFFGQFSSPFLVSLFRVQTGAMQGAFLIMGAAGVVGAVAAFLLAVTRHGGDNPAQPAVA comes from the coding sequence ATGACCGCCGACACAGGACAGATGGGATTACGCCGCCCGGGCATCGGGCAGGGGCTGACCGTCATCATCGCCGGCTTCCTGCCGATCCTCGCCATCGTATCGCTGTTCCCGGCGGTCCCGTCGATCATCGACCATTTCGCCGCCGAGCCGACCGCCGCGTGGAAGGTGCCGGCGATGGTGTCGGCGCCGGGGCTGACCATCGCGATCTTCGCGCTGTTCGCCGGGATCCTCGTCGACCGGTTTGGCCGGCGCAAATTGCTGCTGGCGGCGACATTGCTGTTCGGGGTGTTCGGAACGGCGCCGTTCTTCCTGAACGATCTGAATGCGATCTACGCCTCGCGGCTCCTGCTGGGCATTGCCGAAGCCGCGATCCTGACCACGATGAATACGCTGATCGGCGATTATTGGGATGAAAAGGGGCGGCGCAACTGGCTGACGCTGCAGGGGCTGGCCGGACCGTTCCTCGCCAGCGGCGTCATCCTGGCGTCGGGGTTCCTTACCGGCCTGCGCTGGAACGGGATCTTCCTGATCTATCTGATCGCCTTCCCGACGTTCCTCGCCGCTGCCAAGTTCCTGTATGAGCCGACCAGCGACGCCACCGCACGCAAGATGCTGGGCATCGGCGCCGAACCGGCGCGCAGTCCCTTTCCGGCGGCATCGGTCGCGATCATCGGCGCGGTCACGCTGTTCGCGTCGGCGCTCTATTATGTCTTCATCATCAACGGCGGCATGGCGTTCCGCGAAGTCGGCATCCAGTCGTCGCAGGAACTGAGCAAGCTGACCTTCATCCCCAGCCTGTTCGTCATGGTCGGGTCGGCGATCTTCTGGGCGACCGGCCGTGCGCGTCCGGTGGTGCAACTCGGCATCTTCCTGTCGCTGATCGGTGGCGGGCTGGCGATGATCGGGCTGGCGCCCGACTGGCGCTGGATGGTCGCGGGGCTGGTCGTGCAGCAGACCGGCGCCGGCATGGCCGTGCCGACGCTGATCGCCTGGGCACAGACCAAGCTGCCCTTCGAACATCGCGGGCGCGGCATGGGCGTGTGGACCGCCTGCTTCTTCTTCGGGCAATTCTCCAGTCCGTTCCTGGTGTCGCTGTTCCGCGTCCAGACGGGCGCGATGCAGGGCGCGTTCCTGATCATGGGCGCGGCCGGCGTCGTCGGCGCGGTCGCGGCCTTCCTTCTCGCGGTGACGCGGCATGGCGGGGACAACCCTGCCCAGCCGGCGGTCGCCTGA
- a CDS encoding sugar phosphate isomerase/epimerase family protein: MVMTIKRGVSLYSYQNETFLGKMTLEDCIRTSVELGAPGIEVIGEQTFWGWPEAGVADEKIAEWHQLIAKYGAVPVAHDFMLDYKRYKGREMPFDEQVASIRKDIDFGARLGVKYLRALVSIAPDVLVAAAPYAEEKGVKLLIEVHAPLHFDHPWIVRHAEAFEKSGSDALGFLPDMGMFLTAFPPVWKERFIRNGVPQHIADYIVKAYEDRVLSEYVILNVRDMGGTGPALAMAETLRHNAAYEPKRMLDYMHRIHHIHGKFYQMDADLVEPSIDYARIVGVLNQGGYDGYICSEYEGNRWIEDAYEVDSVEQVRRHQEMLKRLIDAPATNAIAA, encoded by the coding sequence ATGGTCATGACGATCAAACGGGGCGTCAGCCTCTACAGCTACCAGAACGAAACCTTTCTCGGCAAAATGACGCTGGAGGACTGCATCCGCACCAGCGTCGAACTGGGCGCACCGGGGATCGAGGTGATCGGCGAACAGACCTTCTGGGGCTGGCCGGAAGCGGGCGTGGCCGACGAAAAGATCGCCGAATGGCACCAGCTGATCGCGAAGTACGGCGCGGTGCCGGTCGCCCACGACTTCATGCTCGATTACAAGCGGTACAAGGGCCGCGAGATGCCGTTCGACGAACAGGTCGCGAGCATCCGCAAGGACATCGACTTCGGCGCGCGCCTCGGCGTGAAATATCTCCGCGCCCTCGTCTCGATCGCCCCCGACGTGCTGGTCGCGGCGGCACCCTATGCCGAGGAGAAGGGCGTCAAGCTGCTGATCGAGGTGCACGCCCCGCTGCATTTCGATCACCCGTGGATCGTCCGCCATGCCGAGGCTTTCGAGAAGTCGGGCAGCGATGCGCTGGGCTTTCTGCCCGACATGGGCATGTTCCTCACCGCCTTTCCGCCGGTGTGGAAGGAACGCTTCATCCGCAACGGCGTGCCGCAACACATCGCCGACTATATCGTGAAGGCGTATGAGGACCGGGTCCTGAGCGAATATGTCATCCTGAACGTGCGCGACATGGGCGGCACCGGACCCGCACTGGCCATGGCCGAAACGCTGCGCCACAATGCCGCCTACGAGCCGAAGCGGATGCTCGATTACATGCACCGTATCCATCACATCCACGGCAAATTCTATCAGATGGATGCCGATCTGGTCGAACCGTCGATCGACTATGCCAGGATCGTGGGCGTGCTGAACCAGGGCGGCTATGACGGCTATATCTGTTCGGAATATGAAGGAAATCGCTGGATCGAGGACGCGTACGAGGTCGACTCGGTCGAACAGGTCCGCCGGCATCAGGAGATGCTGAAGCGCCTGATCGATGCCCCCGCCACCAACGCCATCGCTGCCTGA